A region from the Schistocerca serialis cubense isolate TAMUIC-IGC-003099 chromosome 1, iqSchSeri2.2, whole genome shotgun sequence genome encodes:
- the LOC126457166 gene encoding uncharacterized protein LOC126457166 — translation MLLQCIFFALCDYVFSSAVRTLHPADSRRHICLQMWQYTCEVLRQKKEPVTTGGIMSAWRYRDVTHELITSILVEIPSDVDYDASEAESDSKDEASLSSPRQSRISGSLYQQKSAVFDPALVCALGPEGLQNN, via the exons atgttgttacaatgtatattctttgcactttgcgattatgtcttctcttctgctgtacgaaccttgcacccagctgattccagacgccatatttgtttacaaatgtggcagtatacatgtgaagtgttacgacagaaaaaggaacctgtgaccactggag gcattatgagtgCATGGAGGTATCGAGATGTCACTCATGAGCTCATAACCAGTATCTTAGTTGAAATTCCAAGTGATGTAGATTATGATGCATCTGAGGCAGAGAGTGACTCCAAGGATGAAGCTTCTTTGAGCAGCCCCAGACAGTCACGCATTTCAG gatcattataccagcagaagtcagcagtatttgatcctgctctggtctgtgcGCTGGGGCCGGAGGGGctccagaataattaa